gatggatgttggatgaaccATTAGCCCtgaatatgatatgatgattaatgaaagtccaaggctgcccatgtccacgcgtcctggcatttgTTATGTATGATTTATGAAattccagggctgcccatgtccacgcgtcttggcattgtattatgtttaagaggaagtcctgcggagctccgtcgagggccgggcatattggatatgtagagggttattggtgacaagtccatccgtgatgtgaattgtctacgttgtgatgcatttcacgaAAGCATAATTTACGTATAGTTcttttgttctgctcactgggctttttagctcacccccctttcccttaaccccaggcttgcaggttcaggatagaccagggagtcttcaaggttgaagtcaagttaagtgtaatagttagagtggacatgtattgaaaaaatgattttatgcaatgtaatgtatagaatgttttatggtttagtattgtgcttggcccgaatgGTAATATTGGTCCCCTTGTACATGATCTtctaatgaaatgttttatgataagaattgatagtccaagcttgatgtatgttatgttaacccactagagcatttgatgagggctctagtttggggttttatgtttatgattttagtgcatgtttaggtcaggcttggaatatggaaggtttttaaatttttatgaaaatgtatgatcatgtatgggatgttatcaGGTATATAGCAGGTATAGgaggcttgttacgggtcccggcggccttaagccgatatgaatcctagtgccggtagcggtccggtttccgggtcgttacaatatttTTGGCACATCATGTGTCATAGTTCTTATTTTTTTAGCCATACAGGCATAATATTTAGCCTCCAGACCATACAGTTTGGTATTTTGTGCTTACAGacacaaaattttttttatctagatAGTCAATCCTGATAAGAGTTTATATAGGGGTTAAGATTTAATTATGTGATTTGTTAATACCTTACAAGCATGCATACATGATGGTTACATTAAACGATGCTTCATATGCTTGAACGATGTGATCAGGGTATGCTggcctgggcaaatcgctgggcagaTTACTGGGCATATCACTGAGTGTGTCGCTGGGCACATCGCTGGGCATATCACCTGGTAAGTCCACGGGCGCATCAGCGGGCACATCGCTGGGCATAGCGCTTGGCACATTGCTGGGTGCATCAGTGGATGCATCGCCTTCCTCATGACCTGCGAGATGTGTGGTAATGGTGGTTTCTGGTTCTGATCTCGGCGGTGGAGGTGGCGACTGTGTTCTTGGCCGTTTTTGGCCGTGACCGGAGGAAGTGGTGGCTTCAGGTAGCATTTCGCCCGCAAGGTTTGCAGTCGAGGGTGGTGGCGGCGTTCTTTGCTGTTTCTTTTGCCGGCGATATGTCTGGACGGCCGGTGAGTCGGTGTGTCCCGTTGCTGGTGCAGTAGCCGGTGGCGTTTCGGTGCCGGTGG
This region of Manihot esculenta cultivar AM560-2 chromosome 10, M.esculenta_v8, whole genome shotgun sequence genomic DNA includes:
- the LOC110624163 gene encoding putative uncharacterized protein DDB_G0290521; amino-acid sequence: MWKKLGLPKPIPYDSDDEAWDTTPPTTTGTETPPATAPATGHTDSPAVQTYRRQKKQQRTPPPPSTANLAGEMLPEATTSSGHGQKRPRTQSPPPPPRSEPETTITTHLAGHEEGDASTDAPSNVPSAMPSDVPADAPVDLPGDMPSDVPSDTLSDMPSNLPSDLPRPAYPDHIVQAYEASFNVTIMYACL